From Deltaproteobacteria bacterium, the proteins below share one genomic window:
- the rpiB gene encoding ribose 5-phosphate isomerase B, which translates to MKIVIGSDHAGFKMKNEIVDYLKRKNIEVIDVGAYSEESVDYPDIAQRVVKEVLGLNCLGILVCGTGIGMSITANKFKGIRCALCYNEYAAEYARRHNDANIIALGGRTMDIIEVKKMLDIFIKTPFEAGRHERRLNKIKELEG; encoded by the coding sequence GTGAAAATAGTGATAGGTTCAGACCATGCGGGATTTAAAATGAAGAATGAAATTGTGGATTATCTGAAAAGAAAAAATATAGAGGTAATAGATGTTGGTGCATATTCAGAAGAAAGCGTAGATTATCCTGATATTGCTCAAAGGGTAGTAAAGGAGGTGCTTGGTTTAAATTGTCTCGGTATTCTTGTTTGTGGAACAGGGATAGGTATGTCTATTACTGCTAATAAATTTAAAGGAATCAGATGTGCTTTGTGTTATAATGAATATGCGGCAGAATATGCGAGAAGGCATAATGATGCGAATATTATTGCCCTTGGTGGACGGACAATGGATATAATAGAGGTAAAAAAGATGTTGGATATATTCATAAAAACGCCATTTGAAGCTGGAAGGCATGAAAGAAGACTGAATAAGATAAAGGAACTGGAGGGGTAG